In Apus apus isolate bApuApu2 chromosome 27, bApuApu2.pri.cur, whole genome shotgun sequence, the following proteins share a genomic window:
- the DPM3 gene encoding dolichol-phosphate mannosyltransferase subunit 3: protein MTKLGQWLCGLALLGSAWAAVALAPPGLQLPAPLQQALLPLPLYLLVAFGCYSLATVGYRLATFNDCEEAAAELQEHIRAARADLRRRGLRF from the coding sequence ATGACCAAGCTGGGGCAGTGGTTGTGTGGACTCGCCCTGCTGGGCTCGGCCTGGGCCGCCGTGGCGCTGGCGCCGCCGGGGTTGCAGCTGCCGGCCCCGCTCCAgcaggccctgctgcccctgccgcTCTACCTGCTGGTGGCCTTTGGCTGCTACTCCCTGGCTACCGTGGGCTACCGTCTCGCCACCTTCAACGACTGCGAGGAGGCGGCCGCCGAGCTGCAGGAGCACATCCGCGCGGCGCGGGCGGACCTGCGCCGGCGGGGCCTGCGCTTCTGA